Within Populus trichocarpa isolate Nisqually-1 chromosome 6, P.trichocarpa_v4.1, whole genome shotgun sequence, the genomic segment ttaatttttgttatgattttttttcaagtttgtttttgtcgattttatcttttaatattgagatagtTGAGAAtttggcttcataatttatttcctttttattttaacttttctaTAAGGTTAGCATGGTTTGCGGGTTTGCCAGAGTAACCCAAGTTGTCCTAGTTTACGAGTTTGGTGGggtgtctctctttttttaattaaacttgattttatgTCGTCTAATTTTTTCTcgtataattaaaaacaatagttTCAAAAAATagttatgttattaaattttataaagtccATGAACCTATTCACAGATTTAGCTGGTTAACTTAGTTCGCGGGTCCGGcaagtttaactttttaaaattatttttttcatccttggatattgggttaattgggaattcagtttcataattagttttgtttcgtcttttatgaggttatcgtgATCTACAAAAACATCTCAGTATTGAGTTGATGtttgatttcatcatcatctatttttgttatcatatagttaaataaaaattagattcgaaaaaaaacaaattattatctCAATGGAGTTCATAACTCAGTTCACATGTTTGACGTACTAGCCCGGCTTACCCGATtcacaggtttgacgagtttatCCACCGTTAGGatatgttttttctgtttttgatcttttaattgatttaatttatttttttatttcatcatttaatattggattggttgggaTGGactgcattatttatttttgtttgttttcaagggataattgtctcaaataaatgtttatttttaagttggtgctcaattttatgagcatttgtttttataatataattaaattaaaaaaaattatataaaaattttattaaacccaataaaGTCCATGACTCGGGCTGCGGAGGGGCGAGGTCAatcattatctcaatatttttttaaaaaaaattatcattttgaagtttttttataagctaaataatgtttttattgatcATCAAGGTTGCATTTGGACctataaaattgattgatttaggTCGAGCTAGCTCTCACACgacttaattaaaaacttgagttagacAAAGAATTGAGTTGGGAGGTTTCAAAATTAACTCACTTGGTCAGGTTTAATAACACcattaaaaaattcttcatactcttaatatattttttacatttaaaaaaaaatattaatccaacATGTGGCAAAGCGCAAATCAATATACTAGTTCCAATAAAAGGGAAATTAGATAGAGACTGAGTGTATGGAGCAACATTATGAAAATGAACATAAATTTCTTGGCCCAAACTGCctagttatattattatttttaatgcttATAGTATCATTGAACCCAATTCTGTACATCAAGATTAAATTTCCATTATTGAATCTTAAATGCTCGTCTATATTAATACTGGTCAATTTATTAGTTTCCTTCACACATTCTTCTCTAGAATCGAATTATAGATGATAAAGTAACATCAAGGATAACCCTTCTAAACTAATCAAGATCCTATGCGTATGGGCTCAATACATGTCCTTTCACCTACTAAATTTTATCTTGTGGCCTGAACCCAACATTTAATTCATTGGAATTTTTGTCTAATTCAAACTCTTTATTCTGAATCATACTTTATCTACACATCTTTAGATTTGCAAGAATTTCTTATGGCCTAtcacattgatattttttttgaaaatatttatgtaaaagatacttatatatatatatatataaagataaaataacttttaaaccCTTTCTCTCAGTCAAGAAGACAGACTAGCTAGGGGTAGAAATACACAGCTAGACGGAgtaagaggggggggggggggggggggggttcatGATCATCATAAAATCTTTACATTCTTAATTACCATGAAGAATGGATATTAATTAATTCCATTATCCAACTTCCGAAGCCACAAATATTACTTGGACAAACAATGGTGTTGATCTATTCAAGAAGCAGCGTCTTGGCCTCCCATGATGGACCCTTTGTGGCAGACTGACAATGACATTACGAATTTTAGCAGTCCTTTTTCAACAATATTctgttaatggtttttttaatgatgtctCCCTCTCGTCTCATTGTCAAGCTTCTATCAAATAATGGTCTCAGCTCTTAAGCCTGCCCTAAGACTGGTGAATATTATACAGTATCAGAGCGGCGAGGCAACCAAATggcaaattaattttatgtctcTTGATTATAACTAGCTATCAAATGCTTTTGACTTTTGAATCCATTCAAATAAGTAGCAAAAAAACGTGTGTGGCAGTGGCTAATTGACTCTGTTAGAGACGACTTATAAGTCACTAGTCTAATGGTCCACTAACAAGAAAACCCTCTTGCCTGCCAGCAAAATGTCtcaaacagcagcagcagcagcttaaGAGCGTGGTACATTTCCCACTCCAACATCAACTAGCTtgccctatttttttttatttttttttttcacgtggggtgtccgggccagtttacgcgcaccacgactattccccacggtcCACTGGACATCCTGGAAGCCCAGAAGCAGGCCCTATTTTAATGAGGCATGTAGAAGTGTGCATGGCGTGCTAGTAATATTGCACCCAAAGTAGCTGACCAAGGTTGAGAAAACTAggaaatcacagtaaattagtGAAGGAGCCATTATGAAAATTGTTGACGCTTCATCTTTTTTGGCATGCTTTTGCCACCCGGAGTTTCATGGGTGGGGGAGGTAAGCCTGCCAAATGTTGACATGTTGAACCCAATTCTTGTTCTTTTCAAGGGAATCAATGGGATTGTTCAATGAATTTATCGAACAAAATATCAAGTCATTCACTTCATAATTAGCATCACAACACCAAACATCTCTGGTGGCTTGCGGACCCCTACATCCCACTTGTTTAGATATGATAGAAAGCTGCACTGATAATTCCCAACTTCACTTTTGGGATGCTCttttggcccttttcagctttctCCTTTCATCCTTTCCCCCCCTTGattgttattatcattacaATTTCTCCTCCTAACCACCTACCTACCTATCTACTTGTAGGATTTGCAAGCTTAATTTCGTGGCCATGACAAGGACTTTcgagttcttttcttttttttaagaaaaaggaagTAAGGTTAATGTGTCGCTTGTTCATTGAACCTGTAACATCAATGAACGTAACCCCGGTTATCTAGTACTAAGAAAGATTAACAATCTTTATTAAAGCAAGATTATGATGGTGATAATTAGAAGCATCTGGTTGCTTTTTCGTAGCCAAGCTCATGATGATCACTTGTTTTAATGAAAGTACTATAGTTTTCGTCATCTGGGTTCTGAAGAATGAACCACACCAATATCAGCACAACTGAAGGCTTTGTTTTCATAAATCCCTATCGTTTTCAAAGCAGGATATGATGGAGAGTAAACAGCTAAACATGGTCTAAAACTACAAGCAGAAGAAAGATGGATTTTGGTATGCAAGGTCAGATAGAGATCAGAAACTTTTCTTCATAATAAAATCCTAATATAGAGGAGAGTCTATTTCACTCTGGAATTTATAGCGCCTCACGTCTGTATATAAGTTGAAGCCACCATGAATTAATGAAGAAACGATCGAGTTGTACTACTGAATCTTATTAATTGAAGATCCAAATCTGCTAACCATTATCAAGATCTTCAAACcatctaaaattaattaccaaacTCATATATAGAAGGAAGAAATGTCccaacaaataagaaaataaacatccaacaacaagagagaaaacCAAACAATCTAAATCTAGataatctaaatttaaatcTACAATAACAAAAACTATAGATTTAGATTCATAAAGATCtagatcatttttatttataatagaaaaccAAACAGATATCTGAAAATATAATTCTTGATCTAAGataaatgaaaaagaattataaaattaaaatatgcatTATATGGGTCTAGCACCCACTGTCAGATATATTTTACTCTGATAATTCAGagatattttatccttaaaaatcAGAGATATTTGACTGATATATGAATCATTTTCCTTTccatgaaaaaaggaaaaagaaaccaACATAACCTTTATTGGTCAAGTTCGATTTTTTCTCTGCTATAggctttattttaaaagatgattatttttcctttcatatGATATTAACTTAATCATCGAAGAATCCCTAAACTTAAAGGAGATAACCTTCTATAGGTATTAAGTATAATTCATTAaccatttcatcaaaaaaactaaatcatatagccaaaaccaaaatattaataatcttATCTCAAATCTTGGCTTGGCCTTCAAGCCTATGAGATAGAATTGGTTTCATCACATTTAATCCCCTCATATCACGGGTAATTTTTTCTAGGAAAATAAGAGAGTAAATACATCTTAATTAATAAGTTCAATAGATACATACTccgtttctttttatttatatttattttttattgcttaattGGTTCcatgtttattttcttagatGAAAAAATCCACTTGCATGTTTCAATGTGATTAAATTAGTTTATCACAAAAtgggttattttatttataagaacaaTGATACAATTTCCTTTTATTAaacaatgatttatttttctttcttatttttgtaatatttattttttctttgttattttatcgaaatcataaccaaaaaggataaattttaattttttcccatGATTTGAATACTCTCTttacatttcttttaaatattcattttgagAGGGGGATTCTAGTCGGAAAACTTCGGTTGCTTagatatttgataatatttgcTGCTATCATAGTACTAGAACCACCAATATCATATAATTATCACCCACAactatatatcattatttatcaataaaataacaatcatcaTAAAGTTGATATTACTATAATCcttatcattattaattttcagCATCATATCAACTATCACATGTCATCGCAGCAACCACCGGCGTCATGCATGTTTTAATCATCACGATTAAATTATGTAATATCgctactttttatattttttttaattgataatacattattatattttacattaaGTTTGTATAAAAAATCACCCTCCATGTcgaataaataagttttagaaaataTCGACAAATTCAGAGCAAAAGGAGATAATGTTCTGCAAGTTTGattgaaattcaaataatattccAAATCCTATGCATGCGCATATTGAGCTATATGttaattttcactttaaaatCAATGGAAGTAATTGATTGGTTAAATTTTAAGGATAcaggtattttaaaaaaatataaatatttaaatagaaaaaacgaGAGGGTAAAGatactttaaatgtttttttttttttgaaaaaatcgatATATTAAACTTACTAACTAAAAGATAGCTAAAAACAAGAAGATGTGAGTGCTTTGCCGGTGAAGTTGCATTTTGGCTTGTTCTTTGTACAACGCTACGTTCTTTTGTCCCTTCTCCTTTCCCATTTTAAGTTTTGTTCTCTCTTGTGAGCTTCTTCACGTTTGTATTGTTATTGTATTGCTAACAACCTAACCACAAAGGATAGCTACtagaatttatttgtttttgtatttaaaaatattttaaaaaaaattaatttttttaattttaaattttaaattttaaattaatattttttagtattttgagattgttttgatatggtggtgtcagaaataaattttaaaaaataaaaaagtattatttcaaaaacactttaaaaaacaatcgttattatagattaattaattttttttttgttatattggccttattattgtttatttttatggttggaaaaaatgcttttcaaattatgttttcatgaaaaatattacattaatattttttaagtgattttaagttattttaatgtattaatgttaaaaataaaaaaaagttattatgatatttttttaattaaaaaacacttttgaaacatTTGTACTGCAttgtatataattttgattagaGATGATAATAATTAATCCACCTATGTAtgatatcaataattaaatgaataaataaataatgagtcATCGTGTGAGAGTTTTTGTATGTCactcaattataaaatatttatgattaatGTTGATTTACAATgaaattaattgtatttttgagTTTGGAGAATCATAAAATCTCGATTTCCTCATCAAGCTTAATTTGCCATAAACAAGGTAGAGCGTAGATTGACTTGTAGCCTGTAGGGAAGAGTTTTGGCGGGCTCAAGAGGCATCGAGTCAAGGCCGGATATTTAGGCTTGGGTGGCATCGTTACGCTTGCTACCACTGATTCTGCAACTGCAATCATTCAATTAGTTGCTGGTGGGTGCTAGCTGCtgttaatttttagatttacttgTAAAGATTTGGTATTTTTGGAGAATTGGAAATTGAAATTGTTGCTGTTATCTACAATAATATAGAATTAAGTTTGATTTCcgaaagaaattaagaatgaaCAAAAACCCATCGGGCTTAATTTCCCTTGTtctcacttcaattttttttagccaTAGATAATTGTTACCCGGCTTGACCTGACAAGACCTGATTGATCTATTCCTGGCTTGGGTCACgtgtaaaaaatcatttctaagtttgatttttttcaaaaataaatatttaattgacaTGAGATTAATTCGTCCAACCCATAACCAGAATCTCGTGAGGCTCCCCCCAGATTGGTTTTAATGACTTGGATAAACATCGCCTAGATCATCCATTTTGACAATACATTAGTTTCTGCTAAGAGTACGAGAGCCTGGCCTTGGTACTCTCTGTCTTTGCAATGCAACTCTATACATACATCATGCACGGATAAAAGCCATGAGAAATTACTGGAATCATGAGTGGTGAGATTTTCAAATCCATAACATAGCTCACAAGTATATTAATCCAGCTTTATGCGTCTAGAAAAATTATTCCACAAAATGCTGGTTAGGATTACTGGTCTCTTATATTATTACTTCAGGCACTCTCGGCTAGTCCAGCTTGTTTTACCAGCTGAAATATTTCCAAACAGCacattttagaaacaatttAGGAACTATATTAGAAAGACATTAGAATTATTTTGTGCTGACACACAGACCTGAAAGTAAGTCTCTAGCTTCCTCCTCAAAGTGGCATGCTCTTGCTTGAGTAGCTGAAATGTCTTGATGCATCTGCAAAATCGACAAACCACTTGAACAAGACCAAAAAACTGGCagcaacttgaaaaataaagagcAAAGGATATTAGTTACCCTTCGATGTTTCCTGCATAACAATATTCCCTGAACTTTGAGCATTCCTTCATCACCTTCTTAGCTCCAATGCTGcaaatcattaataattttccACAGATAAACTCAGATCAAGAAAAATGCAAAACGACCATCTCCTTTTCTACAACAGTTAATTGATTACCTTGAGCTGCTACCCTTGAACTGATGCATGTAGTCATCCAGCTTACCAAAATCAATATTAGGCTTATTGATCCTGCAAAACAGTAAAACGGCAAAAGAATCGCTCTTACAACTGTTATTGCTGCGGTGATGTGGATTGAAATGTTGATTATATATTGTATACTTACATCGCCTGCTCAATGTTCTGAATCAATCTAACTGAATCACTGTAAAACAGTCTCACAACTTCCTCGACAAAATTTGGGTTTGCTTCATCTTGCAAATGCTCGAGCTGAATGAATTGGTCGTCAAGGTATCCCTGCAATCATCGATTATAAAGTTTAACTTTTCTATTAGTTTAAAGCGTGACTTTTTCTCTTCGGGCAATTACGTgtgtttttctatcttttttctgGTCAAAATTCAGAGCTTCATAGTTTAACCTCTCTTTGCTTAATAGTTGCAAACCGGGTCAATCTAtgccctgtttgtttgctggaaaataatttttttttaaatgatttctttgaaaaataaattcctgaaaagtgaattatttttcgatgtttggtagtattatggaaaataagttagaaaatattttccagcaTTTCactatgtcatggaaaatgagctgtaaaatatattgttaatattttttttcaagtttattaaaataataaggaacaaatcttacaaaataaaaggttgaatgagaataaatttgaaaaaaaaatctaatttcataaattatctcaaataaaataaataacaatcaaaataatagagatcaaatataacatataaaaaagttgaaagatgatgaaattaaaaaaaaatataattttataaattatttcaaataaaataaataagaatcaaaagaataaggatcaaatctgatagataaaaaaattcaattaagaaaatgataagataaaagcaaataacaatcataaaaatgagaaccaaagttggtataaaaatcaaattaaatcaaattctaaaggataaaattgaaaaaaaataattcaaaacaaaatatatagtaatcaaaagattgaggaccaaatttgatatatataatcaacaaataacatgacatttctatatttttcacaacttctggaaagtgttttccgcccaagataaaggaaaacactttcctagaaaccagactaaatttttctttgactgaaaa encodes:
- the LOC7462290 gene encoding histidine-containing phosphotransfer protein 4 isoform X2, whose protein sequence is MDRKQLQHQVASTRRSLFDQGYLDDQFIQLEHLQDEANPNFVEEVVRLFYSDSVRLIQNIEQAMINKPNIDFGKLDDYMHQFKGSSSSIGAKKVMKECSKFREYCYAGNIEGCIKTFQLLKQEHATLRRKLETYFQLVKQAGLAESA
- the LOC7462290 gene encoding histidine-containing phosphotransfer protein 4 isoform X1, producing the protein MDRKQLQHQVASTRRSLFDQGYLDDQFIQLEHLQDEANPNFVEEVVRLFYSDSVRLIQNIEQAMINKPNIDFGKLDDYMHQFKGSSSSIGAKKVMKECSKFREYCYAGNIEGCIKTFQLLKQEHATLRRKLETYFQVCVSAQNNSNVFLI